The following proteins are co-located in the Rattus norvegicus strain BN/NHsdMcwi chromosome 19, GRCr8, whole genome shotgun sequence genome:
- the Slc25a36l1 gene encoding solute carrier family 25 member 36-like gives MQKREMSQRDTLVHLFAGGCGGTVGAILTCPLEVVKTRLQSSSVTLYISEVQLNTMAEASVNRVVSPGPLHCLKVILEKEGPRSLFRGLGPNLVGVAPSRAIYFAAYSNCKEKLNGVFDPDSTQVHMISAAMAGFTAITATNPIWLIKTRLQLDARNRGEKRMGAFECVRKVYQTDGLRGFYRGMSASYAGISETVIHFVIYESIKQKLLECKTASMMETDEESVKEASDFVRMMLAAATSKTCATTIAYPHEVVRTRLREEGTKYRSFFQTLSLIVQEEGYGSLYRGLTTHLVRQIPNTAIMMATYELVVYLLNG, from the exons ATGCAGAAGAGAGAAATGAGCCAGAGGGACACGCTGGTGCATCTGTTTGCCGGGGGATGTGGTGGTACAGTGGGAGCTATTCTGACATGTCCACTGGAAGTTGTCAAAACACGACTGCAGTCATCTTCTGTGACACTATATATTTCTGAAGTTCAGCTGAACACCATGGCTGAAGCCAGTGTCAACCGAGTAGTGTCCCCTGGACCTCTTCATTGTCTAAAGGTTATCCTGGAAAAAGAGGGCCCTCGCTCATTATTTAGAGGATTAGGCCCCAATTTGGTGGGAGTGGCTCCCTCCAGAGCAATATACTTTGCTGCCTATTCAAACTGCAAGGAAAAGTTGAACGGTGTTTTTGATCCTGACTCTACCCAAGTACACATGATTTCAGCTGCAATGGCAG GTTTTACTGCGATCACTGCAACAAACCCCATTTGGCTTATAAAGACTCGGCTGCAGCTTGATGCAAGGAATCGTGGGGAGAAACGAATGGGTGCTTTTGAATGTGTTCGTAAAGTATATCAGACAGATGGACTGAGAGGATTTTATAGGGGCATGTCTGCCTCATATGCTGGCATATCAGAGACAGTTATCCATTTTGTTATTTATGAAAGTATAAAGCAAAAGCTACTGGAGTGTAAGACTGCTTCTATGATGGAGACTGATGAGGAGTCTGTGAAGGAAGCATCGGATTTTGTGAGAATGATGCTAGCTGCTGCCACATCAAAAACCTGTGCCACAACCATCGCATATCCACACGAAGTTGTAAGAACAAGACTACGTGAAGAAGGGACAAAATACAGatctttttttcagacactgtctTTGATTGTTCAAGAAGAAGGCTATGGGTCTCTTTACCGTGGCCTAACAACTCATCTGGTGAGACAGATTCCAAACACAGCCATTATGATGGCCACCTACGAACTGGTGGTCTACCTACTCAATGGATAG
- the Ces2g gene encoding carboxylesterase 2G precursor, which yields MPQNKLHSWLNAVLFGLLLLLIHVQGQHSPESSPIRNTHTGQVQGKLTHSKDFKSGVHTFLGIPFAKAPVGPLRFAPPEAPEPWSGVRDGTSQSNICPQNVRMNMEGLKEMKLTLPPVSMSEDCLYLNIYAPAHAHEGSHLPVMVWIHGGALTVGMASMYDGSMLAATEDVVVVTIQYRLGVLGFFSTGDHHARGNWGYLDQVAALRWVQQNIAHFGGNPDCVTIFGESAGGLSVSSHVVSPMSKGLFHRAIMESGVALMPGTIFNFSEMVYQMVVKLSGCEAMDPESLVHCLRGKSEEQITVISKEFQMIPAVVDGEFLPNHPQELLASADFHPVPSIIGFNNDEYGWIVPKVIGSAQTIKGITRENLQAFLKDTAPQMMLPPECSDLLMEEYMGDIEDPQTLQAQFTEMMEDFMFVIPSLQVARFQRSHAPVYFYEFQHQSSFLKDIRPPHVKADHGDEVPFVFGSFFWGMKLNLTEGEKLLNRRMMKYWANFARYGNPNSNSLPYWPVFDYDEQYLQLNTQPAVGRIQKARKLQFWTKTLPQKIEELKRSQNMHKEL from the exons ATGCCACAGAACAAACTGCATAGCTGGCTGAATGCTGTGCTCTTTGGGCTCCTGCTTCTTCTCATCCATGTGCAGG GACAGCACTCACCAGAGTCCAGCCccatcagaaacacacacacgggCCAGGTCCAAGGCAAGCTCACCCACAGCAAGGACTTTAAATCTGGTGTCCACACCTTCCTGGGAATTCCCTTTGCCAAGGCCCCTGTAGGACCACTGCGATTTGCACCTCCTGAGGCCCCTGAGCCATGGAGTGGTGTGAGAGATGGGACCTCACAATCAAACAT TTGTCCACAAAACGTTAGGATGAATATGGAGGGTCTGAAGGAGATGAAGCTGACCCTGCCACCTGTCTCCATGTCTGAGGACTGCCTGTATCTCAATATCTATGCACCAGCCCATGCCCATGAGGGCTCTCACCTGCCT GTGATGGTATGGATCCATGGCGGTGCACTCACTGTAGGCATGGCTTCCATGTATGATGGCTCCATGCTGGCAGCCACTGAGGATGTGGTGGTGGTCACTATCCAGTACCGCCTGGGTGTCCTTGGCTTCTTCAG CACTGGAGATCACCATGCCAGGGGAAACTGGGGATACCTGGACCAAGTGGCTGCCCTACGCTGGGTCCAGCAGAACATTGCCCACTTTGGAGGCAACCCTGACTGTGTCACTATTTTTGGCGAGTCAGCAGGAGGCTTGAGTGTGTCTTCTCATGTTGTGTCCCCCATGTCCAAAGGACTCTTTCACAGAGCCATCATGGAGAGTGGAGTAGCTCTGATGCCTGGAACCATATTTAACTTCTCTGAGATGGTTTACCAA ATGGTGGTCAAGCTCTCTGGATGTGAGGCCATGGACCCAGAGTCCCTGGTGCACTGTTTGAGAGGCAAGAGTGAAGAGCAGATTACGGTCATTAGCAAG GAGTTCCAGATGATCCCTGCTGTGGTGGATGGAGAATTCCTACCCAACCATCCTCAGGAGCTGTTGGCCTCTGCTGATTTTCACCCTGTCCCCAGCATAATTGGTTTCAACAATGATGAGTATGGTTGGATCGTCCCCAAA gtcaTAGGCTCTGctcagacaataaaaggaataACCAGAGAGAACCTGCAGGCTTTTCTGAAGGATACAGCACCACAAATG ATGTTGCCTCCTGAGTGTAGTGATCTGTTGATGGAAGAGTACATGGGGGACATTGAGGACCCCCAGACCCTCCAAGCACAGTTCACAGAGATGATGGAAGACTTCATGTTTGTGATCCCTTCTCTCCAAGTAGCGCGTTTTCAGC GTTCCCATGCCCCTGTCTACTTCTATGAGTTCCAACATCAATCCAGCTTTCTCAAGGATATCAGGCCACCCCACGTGAAGGCTGACCATGGAGATGaggttccttttgtttttggttccTTCTTCTGGGGCATGAAAC TTAACCTCACTGAGGGGGAAAAGCTGCTAAACAGGAGAATGATGAAGTACTGGGCAAACTTTGCAAGATATGG AAACCCCAACAGCAACAGTCTACCCTACTGGCCTGTGTTTGACTATGATGAACAGTATCTGCAACTGAACACCCAGCCTGCTGTGGGACGAATCCAGAAGGCCAGAAAGCTGCAGTTCTGGACCAAGACTCTTCCCCAGAAGATCGAGGAGTTAAAGAGATCTCAAAACATGCACAAAGAACTATAG
- the Ces2g gene encoding carboxylesterase 2G isoform X1: MNMEGLKEMKLTLPPVSMSEDCLYLNIYAPAHAHEGSHLPVMVWIHGGALTVGMASMYDGSMLAATEDVVVVTIQYRLGVLGFFSTGDHHARGNWGYLDQVAALRWVQQNIAHFGGNPDCVTIFGESAGGLSVSSHVVSPMSKGLFHRAIMESGVALMPGTIFNFSEMVYQMVVKLSGCEAMDPESLVHCLRGKSEEQITVISKEFQMIPAVVDGEFLPNHPQELLASADFHPVPSIIGFNNDEYGWIVPKVIGSAQTIKGITRENLQAFLKDTAPQMMLPPECSDLLMEEYMGDIEDPQTLQAQFTEMMEDFMFVIPSLQVARFQRSHAPVYFYEFQHQSSFLKDIRPPHVKADHGDEVPFVFGSFFWGMKLNLTEGEKLLNRRMMKYWANFARYGNPNSNSLPYWPVFDYDEQYLQLNTQPAVGRIQKARKLQFWTKTLPQKIEELKRSQNMHKEL, from the exons ATGAATATGGAGGGTCTGAAGGAGATGAAGCTGACCCTGCCACCTGTCTCCATGTCTGAGGACTGCCTGTATCTCAATATCTATGCACCAGCCCATGCCCATGAGGGCTCTCACCTGCCT GTGATGGTATGGATCCATGGCGGTGCACTCACTGTAGGCATGGCTTCCATGTATGATGGCTCCATGCTGGCAGCCACTGAGGATGTGGTGGTGGTCACTATCCAGTACCGCCTGGGTGTCCTTGGCTTCTTCAG CACTGGAGATCACCATGCCAGGGGAAACTGGGGATACCTGGACCAAGTGGCTGCCCTACGCTGGGTCCAGCAGAACATTGCCCACTTTGGAGGCAACCCTGACTGTGTCACTATTTTTGGCGAGTCAGCAGGAGGCTTGAGTGTGTCTTCTCATGTTGTGTCCCCCATGTCCAAAGGACTCTTTCACAGAGCCATCATGGAGAGTGGAGTAGCTCTGATGCCTGGAACCATATTTAACTTCTCTGAGATGGTTTACCAA ATGGTGGTCAAGCTCTCTGGATGTGAGGCCATGGACCCAGAGTCCCTGGTGCACTGTTTGAGAGGCAAGAGTGAAGAGCAGATTACGGTCATTAGCAAG GAGTTCCAGATGATCCCTGCTGTGGTGGATGGAGAATTCCTACCCAACCATCCTCAGGAGCTGTTGGCCTCTGCTGATTTTCACCCTGTCCCCAGCATAATTGGTTTCAACAATGATGAGTATGGTTGGATCGTCCCCAAA gtcaTAGGCTCTGctcagacaataaaaggaataACCAGAGAGAACCTGCAGGCTTTTCTGAAGGATACAGCACCACAAATG ATGTTGCCTCCTGAGTGTAGTGATCTGTTGATGGAAGAGTACATGGGGGACATTGAGGACCCCCAGACCCTCCAAGCACAGTTCACAGAGATGATGGAAGACTTCATGTTTGTGATCCCTTCTCTCCAAGTAGCGCGTTTTCAGC GTTCCCATGCCCCTGTCTACTTCTATGAGTTCCAACATCAATCCAGCTTTCTCAAGGATATCAGGCCACCCCACGTGAAGGCTGACCATGGAGATGaggttccttttgtttttggttccTTCTTCTGGGGCATGAAAC TTAACCTCACTGAGGGGGAAAAGCTGCTAAACAGGAGAATGATGAAGTACTGGGCAAACTTTGCAAGATATGG AAACCCCAACAGCAACAGTCTACCCTACTGGCCTGTGTTTGACTATGATGAACAGTATCTGCAACTGAACACCCAGCCTGCTGTGGGACGAATCCAGAAGGCCAGAAAGCTGCAGTTCTGGACCAAGACTCTTCCCCAGAAGATCGAGGAGTTAAAGAGATCTCAAAACATGCACAAAGAACTATAG
- the LOC102548129 gene encoding acylcarnitine hydrolase-like, translated as MTWIHGGALVMSMASIRDGSMLAAIEDVVVINIQYHLGILGFFSSGDEQARGNWGYLVQVAVLHWVQQNIANFGGNPDRVTIFGGSAGGTSVSSHIVSPMSQGLFHGAIMESGVALLPGLISNTPEVVYITVATLSGCEAMDSETLVQCLRNKSEEEILAINKVFTMIPAVVDGEFLPNHPQQLLTPVDFHPVPSIIGVNNDEYGWLFPMIVGSDQTIKEITRENLQAVLNNITTQMMLPPECSDLLMEEYIGDIEDAQTLQAQFREMMGDFMFIIPALQVAHFQSAHASVYFYEFHLEANYLKNVRPPHVKADHGDEVPFVFGNSFWGMKFDLTAEEKLLSRRMMKYWTNFARQGNPNSRGLPYWPVLDHDEQYLQLDTQPAVGRALKARRHLFWTKTLPQKIQELKGSQENHKEL; from the exons ATGACATGGATCCATGGTGGTGCACTGGTTATGAGCATGGCTTCCATTCGTGATGGATCCATGTTGGCAGCCATTGAAGATGTGGTGGTGATCAATATCCAGTACCACCTGGGTATCCTTGGCTTCTTCAG CTCTGGAGATGAGCAAGCCAGAGGCAACTGGGGATACCTGGTCCAAGTGGCTGTCCTACACTGGGTCCAGCAGAACATTGCCAACTTTGGAGGCAACCCTGACCGTGTCACCATTTTTGGCGGGTCAGCAGGTGGCACAAGTGTGTCTTCACACATTGTGTCTCCCATGTCCCAGGGACTCTTCCATGGTGCCATCATGGAGAGTGGGGTGGCCCTGCTGCCTGGCCTTATCTCCAACACCCCTGaggtggtctacata ACAGTGGCCACCTTATCTGGTTGTGAGGCTATGGACTCAGAGACCCTGGTGCAATGTCTAAGAAACAAAAGTGAAGAGGAAATTCTGGCTATTAATAAG GTCTTCACGATGATCCCTGCTGTGGTGGATGGAGAGTTCCTACCCAATCATCCCCAACAGTTGTTGACTCCTGTGGACTTTCACCCCGTCCCCAGCATCATTGGTGTCAACAATGATGAATACGGTTGGCTTTTCCCCATG ATTGTGGGCTCTGATCAGACTATAAAGGAAATAACCAGAGAGAACCTGCAGGCTGTTCTGAATAATATAACAACACAGATG atgctgcctcctgagtgtagTGACCTGCTGATGGAAGAGTACATTGGGGACATTGAGGATGCCCAGACCCTCCAAGCACAGTTCAGAGAGATGATGGGAGACTTCATGTTCATTATCCCTGCACTCCAAGTAGCACATTTTCAGA GCGCCCATGCCTCTGTCTACTTTTATGAGTTCCATCTTGAAGCCAACTACCTCAAAAATGTCAGACCACCCCATGTGAAAGCTGACCATGGAGATGAGGTTCCCTTTGTCTTTGGGAACTCCTTCTGGGGCATGAAAT TTGACCTCACTGCAGAGGAAAAGCTGCTGAGCAGGAGAATGATGAAGTACTGGACCAACTTTGCACGACAGGG GAACCCCAACAGCAGGGGTTTACCCTACTGGCCTGTGTTGGACCATGATGAGCAGTATCTGCAGCTGGACACCCAGCCTGCTGTGGGCCGAGCGCTGAAGGCTAGAAGGCATCTTTTCTGGACCAAGACTCTGCCTCAGAAGAtccaggagctgaaggggtccCAGGAAAACCACAAAGAGCTATAG